A genomic stretch from Thermoprotei archaeon includes:
- the serB gene encoding phosphoserine phosphatase SerB produces MKRNEHFQLHANTSRNRWIVFDVEGVLVDGEYLVGLANLVGLGKVIDEITRQGLSGEVNWDEGLIMRLKILNGKINKKMAEEVAWDLPLMKGAKETCAKLKELGFNIAAVTGGFQFLADRVKKELELDIVISNKLFFDSQERISGILFEVSSDKAAALMRYINKRIVDIAVVDGANDLTLFNIAKTKIAFNAAPIVELKADISIKEKDLSKIFEYLKF; encoded by the coding sequence ATTAAAAGAAATGAACACTTTCAACTACATGCAAATACATCAAGAAATCGATGGATCGTCTTCGATGTTGAGGGTGTTCTTGTTGATGGTGAATATCTAGTCGGGCTGGCTAATTTGGTTGGTCTTGGCAAAGTAATTGATGAGATTACTCGACAAGGATTGTCAGGAGAAGTTAATTGGGATGAAGGATTGATCATGCGTCTTAAAATACTAAATGGTAAAATAAATAAGAAAATGGCAGAAGAAGTTGCATGGGACCTTCCTCTTATGAAAGGGGCCAAGGAAACTTGTGCTAAATTAAAGGAACTTGGATTTAATATAGCTGCTGTAACAGGCGGATTTCAATTTCTGGCTGATCGTGTTAAAAAGGAGTTAGAATTAGACATAGTTATTAGTAATAAGTTGTTCTTTGATAGTCAAGAAAGGATTAGTGGAATACTTTTTGAAGTCAGTTCAGATAAAGCTGCAGCCTTAATGCGTTATATAAATAAACGCATTGTGGATATTGCTGTTGTTGATGGTGCGAACGATTTAACACTATTTAATATTGCAAAGACCAAGATAGCATTTAATGCTGCGCCAATCGTGGAACTTAAAGCAGACATCTCAATAAAAGAAAAAGATCTAAGTAAAATATTCGAATATCTAAAATTCTAA
- a CDS encoding transposase has product MYSKTADHGKERQKVNHQLHIIANQIVAYAKQFPKPVIVMEDLKGIRKNFKKSKWLNKRFHSLPFGRLQAIVEYKTMLNGINVIYLPKKLVKNTSKTCHRCGHVAQKVKREFRCPDCGMEYDRDLNACINIAHRVMGSMGWRSCELRKPADVTGSVKLQANAGSSRPQSWRSSLIKLKFLCFN; this is encoded by the coding sequence ATCTATTCCAAAACTGCTGACCACGGCAAGGAGAGGCAGAAGGTCAACCATCAACTGCATATAATAGCCAACCAAATAGTAGCCTACGCTAAACAGTTTCCAAAACCAGTAATAGTAATGGAAGACTTGAAAGGCATCCGCAAAAACTTCAAGAAATCTAAGTGGTTGAACAAGAGATTCCACAGCCTACCATTCGGAAGGCTTCAGGCAATCGTGGAATATAAGACCATGCTGAACGGCATTAATGTAATATATCTGCCAAAGAAGTTGGTTAAGAATACTTCTAAAACATGCCATAGATGCGGGCATGTTGCCCAAAAGGTTAAAAGAGAGTTCAGATGCCCAGACTGCGGAATGGAATACGACAGGGATTTAAACGCATGCATCAACATAGCCCATAGAGTAATGGGCTCTATGGGATGGCGGAGCTGTGAGCTCCGCAAACCAGCAGATGTGACTGGAAGCGTAAAGCTCCAGGCGAACGCTGGAAGCTCCCGACCTCAGTCGTGGAGAAGCTCACTCATAAAGCTTAAATTCCTATGTTTCAATTAA
- a CDS encoding helix-turn-helix domain-containing protein, which translates to MEKELLRPKDVAKIFNISVKTLWKWQKKGIIRAVKLPTGKLRYPKSEVERLWR; encoded by the coding sequence ATGGAAAAAGAACTACTTAGACCAAAGGATGTTGCAAAAATATTCAACATCTCAGTTAAAACGCTCTGGAAGTGGCAGAAGAAAGGCATTATTAGAGCAGTTAAACTTCCAACTGGCAAGCTCCGCTATCCCAAGAGCGAGGTTGAGAGGCTATGGAGGTAG
- a CDS encoding HD domain-containing protein, whose translation MKLIRDPIHQNILLTDLDIKIIDTRPFQRLRKIKQTGMVYLVYPGAQHTRFEHSIGTRYVAEQILLTLKINGLEITKDDEKSLYAAALLHDIGHTALSHSIGDTILGPERHELIAKQIIKHTEINDVLESEGLDPDKISDMIVGKADFLSHIVRGEIDADRLDYLRRDAYYCGVAYGVIDTRIFTEYRVFNDTLAISRKGLRPAESVLFARYLMYNIVYNHKTVRIASTMISRAIEYALKNNTLRMEDLYKIGDEELMEILIKSEGEQKRLAELVNERKLFKRAYYQDWDETNKDLVKTLLQARSNIALRNKLEEEIANTAGVNLQDVLIDIPELPILEEAEVKILTNSNIADIKSLSPLSEALSSAYKRAWNFAVYTTKENREIVAKVSRKIFK comes from the coding sequence GTGAAATTGATTAGAGATCCAATTCATCAAAATATACTTCTTACAGATTTAGATATAAAAATAATAGATACACGTCCGTTTCAAAGATTAAGAAAAATCAAGCAAACTGGTATGGTTTATTTAGTATATCCTGGTGCGCAACATACTAGATTTGAACATTCAATAGGTACCAGATATGTCGCTGAACAAATTCTTTTAACGCTTAAGATAAACGGTTTAGAGATTACTAAAGATGACGAAAAGTCATTATACGCTGCTGCTCTTTTACATGATATAGGTCATACAGCTTTATCACATTCTATTGGTGATACTATTTTAGGGCCAGAAAGACATGAGTTAATAGCTAAACAAATTATAAAACATACGGAGATAAACGATGTTCTAGAGAGTGAAGGTTTAGATCCTGATAAAATCTCTGATATGATCGTGGGCAAGGCTGATTTTCTTTCTCATATAGTTAGAGGAGAAATTGATGCTGACAGGTTAGATTATCTTCGAAGAGATGCGTATTATTGTGGTGTAGCATATGGTGTTATAGATACTAGAATATTTACTGAGTATAGGGTTTTTAATGATACTCTGGCCATTTCAAGGAAAGGATTGAGACCTGCGGAATCTGTATTATTCGCACGTTATCTTATGTATAATATTGTTTATAATCATAAAACTGTTAGAATTGCATCAACAATGATTTCACGAGCCATTGAATATGCACTCAAAAATAATACATTACGCATGGAGGATCTTTATAAGATTGGGGATGAAGAGCTAATGGAAATCCTTATTAAATCTGAAGGTGAACAAAAAAGACTAGCAGAACTAGTGAATGAGAGAAAACTCTTTAAAAGAGCTTATTATCAGGATTGGGATGAAACAAACAAAGATTTGGTAAAAACATTACTCCAAGCGCGTAGCAATATAGCATTGAGAAATAAGTTGGAAGAAGAAATCGCAAATACTGCTGGAGTAAATCTCCAAGATGTTCTAATAGATATACCAGAATTACCCATATTAGAGGAGGCTGAAGTTAAAATATTAACGAACAGTAATATAGCAGATATTAAAAGTTTGTCACCGCTCTCTGAAGCACTTTCAAGCGCATATAAAAGAGCATGGAATTTTGCAGTATATACTACGAAGGAAAATAGGGAAATCGTTGCTAAAGTTTCACGAAAAATATTTAAATAA
- the mtnA gene encoding S-methyl-5-thioribose-1-phosphate isomerase: MRSIEWINGKVRFIDVTKLPTRLKIVETSDYRELADAIKSMKIRGAPAIGVAVAFGLALVAYCSNAARYEDFIGELKQAAQALANARPTAVNASWAANRILTKALSYSNLSEAKNAVINEAINMAEEDVQVNKAISEYGASLIKDGDIIITHCNTGMLATVDIGTALGVIIRAHKQGKKIMVYVDETRPALQGARLTTWELKQAGVPFKLIVDSAAGIVMRNKGVTKVFVGADRILRDGHVINKIGTYTLSVLAKTHNVEFYVVAPTSSFDLTRHINEVIIEERDSREVTHIKGKRIAPRNIQVYNPVFDITPPKNVTGIITEKGIIYPPYSENIPKILTHFSH, from the coding sequence ATGCGAAGTATAGAGTGGATTAACGGTAAAGTAAGGTTTATTGATGTGACAAAACTGCCAACCCGTTTAAAGATTGTTGAGACCAGTGATTATAGAGAGTTAGCTGATGCAATCAAATCTATGAAGATAAGAGGGGCACCAGCTATCGGCGTCGCAGTAGCATTTGGATTGGCGCTTGTGGCATATTGTAGTAATGCTGCTCGTTATGAAGATTTCATAGGTGAACTTAAGCAAGCTGCTCAGGCTCTTGCAAATGCTCGACCCACTGCAGTGAATGCTTCATGGGCTGCGAACAGAATATTAACAAAAGCTTTATCATACAGTAATCTTTCAGAGGCAAAGAATGCAGTTATTAATGAAGCAATAAACATGGCTGAAGAAGATGTACAAGTGAACAAGGCGATAAGCGAATACGGTGCATCGTTAATAAAAGATGGTGATATAATAATTACACATTGTAATACTGGTATGTTAGCAACTGTAGATATAGGTACTGCTTTAGGAGTCATAATAAGAGCGCATAAGCAAGGTAAAAAGATAATGGTATATGTTGATGAGACACGTCCTGCTCTTCAAGGTGCAAGGCTTACTACCTGGGAACTTAAGCAAGCTGGTGTGCCATTTAAGTTAATTGTTGATAGTGCGGCAGGAATAGTAATGCGGAATAAAGGTGTCACGAAAGTGTTTGTCGGAGCTGATAGGATTTTGCGTGACGGTCACGTGATAAATAAAATTGGCACTTATACTCTTTCTGTTTTGGCTAAAACTCACAATGTTGAGTTTTATGTTGTAGCTCCTACATCAAGTTTTGATTTGACAAGACATATTAATGAAGTAATAATAGAAGAACGTGATTCTAGAGAAGTTACTCATATCAAAGGTAAACGCATTGCACCAAGGAATATTCAAGTTTATAATCCAGTGTTCGACATAACACCGCCCAAGAATGTTACTGGGATAATAACTGAAAAAGGAATAATCTATCCACCATATTCAGAAAATATACCAAAAATTTTGACACACTTCTCACACTAA